One Salvelinus namaycush isolate Seneca chromosome 4, SaNama_1.0, whole genome shotgun sequence genomic window carries:
- the prrt2 gene encoding proline-rich transmembrane protein 2 encodes MALNTNTNPAPAIWPGEEQPSLLDQDASLLSPAPIIAVTVTSPPEMEEQEIHSTTTSFGPCLSQATAGELVIVINEKMENSNGIHPAPADTTSSVISSPPRRQQSISYSHHPHNSKTRKGSRAGSIGYTAFSPRPSISRHSSIATNPPIDRAKPKDYLILAVLACFCPVWPINIVGFVYSVMSKNSLEQGNLDGARRLGRLARMLSTVSLIGGTVIIIACIVNLAINVKS; translated from the exons ATGGCTCTGAACACAAACACGAACCCAGCCCCTGCCATTTGGCCAGGCGAGGAACAGCCGTCCCTATTGGACCAAGATGCATCATTGTTAAGCCCAGCTCCCATCATCGCTGTGACTGTCACGTCCCCACCAGAGATGGAGGAACAAGAGATCCACAGCACCACCACCAGCTTTGGGCCCTGCCTGAGTCAAGCCACGGCAGGGGAACTGGTCATTGTGATCAATGAGAAAATGGAGAACA GTAATGGTATACACCCAGCCCCTGCTGACACCACCTCCTCAGTCATCTCCTCACCTCCCAGAAGGCAGCAGTCCATTTCTTACTCCCACCACCCCCACAACAGCAAGACCCGGAAGGGGAGTCGTGCCGGTTCCATCGGCTACACCGCCTTCTCCCCACGGCCCTCCATCTCACGCCACTCCAGCATCGCCACCAACCCACCCATTGACAGAGCCAAGCCTAAAGACTACCTAATACTGGCTGTGCTGGCTTGCTTCTGCCCTGTCTGGCCAATCAACATTGTGGGGTTTGTCTACTCTGTTATG TCCAAGAACAGTCTGGAGCAGGGCAACCTGGATGGAGCTCGACGATTGGGTCGTCTCGCCAGGATGCTCTCTACAGTGTCACTGATAGGAGGGACAGTCATCATCATTGCCTGCATTGTAAACCTGGCGA TAAATGTGAAATCCTGA